In Flammeovirga kamogawensis, the sequence TTTAATATTATTGATGAAAATATTTTTGACTAAAATAATCATTGTTTGATATTGTACAAATAATAGCAAACTATACTTCATAATGGTCAAATATCAATCAAAATCAGCCTATCCGTATAATCTTTATAAGGATTTTTCTAATGAGTTTAATGGTACATGGCAACCTCCTTTATTATCAGTTAATAATTTTTTTGGTACTATTAAAGCAACTGCATTTGAATATAAAAATTCGTTTTGTGTAAGTTTAATTGAAGCAAGGTTTGATAGAACTATAAATGTAAAATTATTAGAATCAGATGAAAACATTATCACCATAAGAATTGGTTTAAAGGGAGACTGGTCTTATGATTCATTATTTTCTAAAGGAACTAACGATGGTATAAGCATTTATAACTCTGTCCAAGAATACACTATTATGTATCCTAAAAATGATACAGTAAAGTGGTTTGTAATTAGTTTTCCATCCAATTATTTCAATGAAGAAAATAACAGATATGGACTTGAATTAAATGAGCTATTTTCTAGTACACAACCATTATATTACTATCAAAATTTAGATTCAAAGATTGAATCATTAATAATGGATTGCTATAATGTAATAGACAATAAAGCACAAGCTCATTGTTTATTTTTGTCTAGAGCCTACGAGATCATTATGTTATTAAATCAACAATTGGTTTTAAAAAACGAAAAAACGAAATCTATTCATCCAGATGATTTAGAAAAAATGAGCGAGTTAAAATTAAAAATTATAAATGATTTATCTACTCCACCTATTATGTCAGAACTCTGTAAAGATGTCGGCATGAGTCCATCTAAATTAAACAGGGTTTTTAGAGAAGTATATAAAACATCAATTAACGCTATGTACAATGATTACCGTTTAAATGAGTTATATAATCAGATTAAACATTCATCAAAAAGTTTAAGTGATTTAAGTGATGAGTTAGGGTATACTAACCAGTCTTATATGAGTAGAAAATTTAAAAAGAAATACGGTATTTCACCTTCTTTAATTAGAAATAATTAGTAAAGAAAGTAGTATTTTGATGTGTAGTATTGATTGAAATTTATTTTTTGTAAAAATAGTACTTGTTTTTGTTCTATTAAGCTTATAAAATACACTTATATCACTTTATATTTGAGGCACGAACATTTTTTAATAATACTACAATGATGAGATACTTAACAGTGACTATTGGTTTATTCTTGCTAGGAATGAACTGTTTTGCCAATAAAATACAATTTGAAAATAATTTTAATAATTATTCATCAGATGCTTCAATAACTGAAACAGGTTTTAAAATTCAATATAACAAAAGTTATAAAGGAGAGGTCAACGGAAAAGTTGTTAAAGAAAACGCCAATGGTTTCTTGAAATTAGTGACTACAACTAATGGAGCAGCTAATATACAGTTACTTAAGAATATACAAGTACTGCCTAATACTGAGTACGAATTCACTTTAAAAACAAGATCCAAATTAAAAAGATACATTGCTGTTAGAGATAATAAAAACACTACTACACTAGTGAAAACGGATTTATTTCAATCAGAAAATGAAAATGAATGGGTAACAACAACAGTTTCTTTTAACTCGGGAAGTAATTCTCAAATCAAGTTAGTTGTTTATCAAAACTGGTCTGGAACTTTAGCAGTGGATGACTATGAGCTAATTATTAAAAGTGCAAATAAAACAGCTACAGCTAACGTAGCTCCTAGAAATTATTATTTAAGTAGTACAAAAGGAAGTGATAAAAATAGCGGTAAGAAAACATCTCCTTGGAAATCATTAGAAAAAATTTCTAAAACAAAATTACACCCTGGAGATACTATTTTCTTTAATAAGGGTGATAGGTTTGATGGTCACTTTGTAGTTAATGGTTCTGGTAACATTAAACAACCAATTGTAATTTCGTCTTATGGAAGAGGTGCTTTACCTATTATTACGGGTGAAGTAGGAGAGAAAAATGGTGGTGATTACAGAGAGGCAATTCTAGTACAGAATAATGACCATATTTACTTTGAGAAAATTGAAGTGCATAACAATAGAAAAAGTAATAGAAAAGGAGCACGAGAGCAAGATGCCTATGGCATTTTAATTTTTAATACAAATAAAACTACTATGGAAGATTTTAGTTTCGATAAAGTAGTTTTTAGGAATGTTTATGCGCCCAAACCTGTTCTAAAGGAAAAAGGAGAGCAAGCATTTAATAATCTTGAGGTATCTGCTATAACGTTTTTAACCAATAGAAATGCAGAAGGAGATGTAAAGCAAATTCGTGATGTTGTTATGCAAAATTGCTATTTTGAGAATTTACAGAGATTAGGTGTACATATAAAGCATAAAGGAGCGGCAAAAGGTTTTGGAACTGAAAAAAGTAATTCTAATGTCAATTTTGTATTCAGAAATAATGAATTTCATCATACAGGAGGTACTTGTATTTTACCTATTAGAACATATAACTGTTTAATTGAGGGAAATATATTTAATTACCCTGGCGATAATTCTGATCCAAGAATGGCTGCTAGAGGTAGTGCCGTTTGGACTTGGAGATGTGTAAATACAGTTATTCAATACAATCAGTGTTTACATATTCGTGGTTATTTAGATTCTCATGGCGTACATATTGACCATGAAAACTTAAATACCTTTATTCAATATAATTATATGGAAGATTGTGAAGGAGGGTTTGTTGAAATTCTTGGTGGTAACATGAATTCAGTATATAGATATAATGTTTCGGTAAACGATGGGTGGAGAAAAAATCCAAAATGGAAGACAAGTAACCATACAATTTGGTTAAACAGTAAAACGCCTGGTGGACATCATTTACCGGATAATAATTACATCTACAACAACACCATTTATATGGATTCTGCCTACGCAACTTCTATTGATATGAAAGGCATGAACTCTTATGTTTATAATAATCTTTTTTATGTCAATAAGGGGAGTATTGGTACAAAACAAGTATTAATTGAAGACAATGGAGGGGAAATTTTTATAAGTAATAACTACTATCATGGAGATGTTGCTTATAAATTTACTTCTCAAGATCGAAAGTCTATTAAAGGTAAAGTGAATTTTTTAAATGCTGATAATGGTTCTAGAGATGGATTTATTACAGAAGGAGGTAGCTCTATTATTAATGCAGGTATTAATAAACCAGGTCCAATTTTACCAGTAGCCGGAACAGGTATTTTTAAATATGTTTCAAGTCAACCACGTATTGATTTTTATGGTAATCCTATTAATCCAAATGATCCAACGCCTAATATTGGTGCATGCAACTTAAAAATGAAGGCAGGTGAAAAGATGAATACTTCTGCAATTAAGTTAACACGTTCTGAAGAAGTAGGTGTCTATGATTTTAATGTTCATATGGATAGTCAAGTTTTATCAATTGAAGTGAATGCTTCTATCCAGAATTGTTCGGTAGAAATTTTTGACAAATATGGTAGAATTAGAAAGTACGTGGTAGAAGATGATACTAAAACAATTGCATTA encodes:
- a CDS encoding helix-turn-helix domain-containing protein, whose amino-acid sequence is MVKYQSKSAYPYNLYKDFSNEFNGTWQPPLLSVNNFFGTIKATAFEYKNSFCVSLIEARFDRTINVKLLESDENIITIRIGLKGDWSYDSLFSKGTNDGISIYNSVQEYTIMYPKNDTVKWFVISFPSNYFNEENNRYGLELNELFSSTQPLYYYQNLDSKIESLIMDCYNVIDNKAQAHCLFLSRAYEIIMLLNQQLVLKNEKTKSIHPDDLEKMSELKLKIINDLSTPPIMSELCKDVGMSPSKLNRVFREVYKTSINAMYNDYRLNELYNQIKHSSKSLSDLSDELGYTNQSYMSRKFKKKYGISPSLIRNN
- a CDS encoding right-handed parallel beta-helix repeat-containing protein, with the protein product MMRYLTVTIGLFLLGMNCFANKIQFENNFNNYSSDASITETGFKIQYNKSYKGEVNGKVVKENANGFLKLVTTTNGAANIQLLKNIQVLPNTEYEFTLKTRSKLKRYIAVRDNKNTTTLVKTDLFQSENENEWVTTTVSFNSGSNSQIKLVVYQNWSGTLAVDDYELIIKSANKTATANVAPRNYYLSSTKGSDKNSGKKTSPWKSLEKISKTKLHPGDTIFFNKGDRFDGHFVVNGSGNIKQPIVISSYGRGALPIITGEVGEKNGGDYREAILVQNNDHIYFEKIEVHNNRKSNRKGAREQDAYGILIFNTNKTTMEDFSFDKVVFRNVYAPKPVLKEKGEQAFNNLEVSAITFLTNRNAEGDVKQIRDVVMQNCYFENLQRLGVHIKHKGAAKGFGTEKSNSNVNFVFRNNEFHHTGGTCILPIRTYNCLIEGNIFNYPGDNSDPRMAARGSAVWTWRCVNTVIQYNQCLHIRGYLDSHGVHIDHENLNTFIQYNYMEDCEGGFVEILGGNMNSVYRYNVSVNDGWRKNPKWKTSNHTIWLNSKTPGGHHLPDNNYIYNNTIYMDSAYATSIDMKGMNSYVYNNLFYVNKGSIGTKQVLIEDNGGEIFISNNYYHGDVAYKFTSQDRKSIKGKVNFLNADNGSRDGFITEGGSSIINAGINKPGPILPVAGTGIFKYVSSQPRIDFYGNPINPNDPTPNIGACNLKMKAGEKMNTSAIKLTRSEEVGVYDFNVHMDSQVLSIEVNASIQNCSVEIFDKYGRIRKYVVEDDTKTIALPLLTGKCYVRVNYNGYIVTKAINVAG